TTCGTTAGCGGCGCTTCCAGCTGCGTTGTCAAAGGGGCCAGCAAGCCGTGAGCGGTGGATTATGAGGCCCTTGATTCACACAGTCACGTCACCGGCGTCGGTCATGAGACACCGTTTACACGCCGATTTCTCCTTAAAAAATGTAATGACGTCGACGTTAAGGGCATCAGCCAACGTCACCCTCGTTCTTGAGGAGAAACCGGCGAGGCGGACGACAGTCACGTGACGGTGACGGGACGGGACGGGGCGTCTGAAAACTGTGTGAATCCCGCATAAGAGCAGCATAGAATCGATCGGAAGAAATCGCTACAAAACCGCCCTCCTGATTTCGTCATGAAATTGACCTCCCACCCCAAAGGAAGATATTGCACATCAAAATTTGGCGCAATTTCTTTTAGTATTAAAATTACAATAATTTTCCCCACAAATCAGAGAGTTCTGAAGCCGTACGTCACTGCTGTAAACTGCTCATCGCTGGTCATTCGGGTCCCTTTAACGCGTACTTGTATATCTGAAAAGTTGCCCGCATTAAAGGAAGATATTGTGCTTCGATTGGAAGTACGAGGGGAACTGTGTTCTGtctgttttgctttttcttctcgttttcagATTCAGCTGCATAGCCACCTGGACTCATGCATGCGTCATGCGACAATATGGGAGCTGGCACAGTTGAGTAACCATTCACCGGCAGATGTGTCGGCGGAGAGGACGGGAATTCTCGTTTCAGAAGTGAAGTCGTTTTAATTTGCACCGTACGCGTGCGTCTTCGTGATCTGTACAACGCGATCGCGTCGAGTGCTCGTGGTTGATATTTGTGATTAAGCGTCGATCATATACAGTtaagcgagaaaacttattaaacgcaagggtataggggcatcctcgcaccggtccccgcacgggcccaatgcgctcaaacgagacgaaggagagaagcgggcgagtggcgcgccacctgtcggtgcagcgccgtacattgctaGGGAGGGGTCTTctatgtttgccgcaagatggttcatcgtgcgcgccaagcgcagaagaaatgtagcggaaacgcacttcgctacgcgtttaactgcgacttctgtaatttacatgctcctaattaccgatatacaccgcagtataactttcttcggcacgtttctaaggcaacaccgcattcactagaggtgcttttgtcccgctttgaagcatcgaactcatggctgagtacataaaaaaaactcatggctgagtggtagcgtctcacactccggagactctggttcgattcccacccagcccatcttgcaacttgtttttatttatgaattgccttccgctatttttcgctcacggccaacgtcgCCGacgccgacttttctgcgacacgagctccttaacgctgtcgcgttaaatttttttttgcctctgaCGGTAGTGGTGTTAGCGCGAACGGCCTGTAAAAAGATGGAACGAAAATTTTCAAGAGCTTGATCGGGATAGTGCAGGGAGTTAATTACAGATCAGTCAGTATTTGTTATAGTGTTAACAAAACTATCTCGGTCAAAACTGGAGGAAAAGTAGCAAGGCTCGGACTGAGGTATTTCGGCCTGAAAGGAGACGAATATTGGGAAATGGTCTGTGATTTGAGTATCTATGACACCAGAGTTTAGAGTTGGCGCGATGTTAGAGCATGGTCAAGAAGCGTGCTGGTATCATGAGTAGAACACCTCGTAGAAGAGATAATGATTCCAGTCCGAAACCAGCAAGACAGTCTGTATAAGCTGTTACACTTCCGTTGTCGACGTCAATTAAGTTGATGTTAATATCACCGACAATTAGGACTTGCTTATTTTCAAGAGAATTTTTTTTCCCGAAACTGTGGAGAGTTCACTTAGAAAATCAGGAATAGATGAAGAAGAGGAGCGGTATACACAACCAAGAATGAAACTGTTACGCTAATGAGAATTCAGCTGTAAATCAGTTTCAATCCATACCGATTCACAGTGATTTACATAAAGAAAAAGATCAAGCCTACGCTTATACTTAATATGAGGGGAAACAAATATAGCCGTACTACCGTATCGATCCGAAATACGATGGCAGTATTTTGCTTCGTATGGACGAAAACTGTATAAATTGCTCTTTGCGTATAAACCGTATAGAAACCATGTTTCCGAAACGCAAATAAATGAAAACGAATGATTAAGTGAGTCAGTAAATGCCGAAATGATATCATGGTTCTTGCGTTGTTGTCTTTAGTGAAAATAACCACGTGTCCGGCGGGGATTTGAACCAGGGTCCCTCAGCGCAACAACGGAATTTTTCTAGCTACCAGTACACCATAGACGCGTGCGAGGCACCGATAGATAAGAGCTTCACCGCAATCCTTCAGACATGTAAATTAGCACCTTGAGACAGTTGTTGCATGCGTCATGTTACAGAGCAACATTTTGCTTTCCAAGTGTGAGAGAGATCCAACGATGAATCTTAGCTGGATTCATCGACCTATCCCCTAACCAATTAAGGACGTCGAAAAAGCCCGATTGCATTGCTGAGATTCACTTCGAAACGAAATATGTGCCAGAGATGAAGTTTATTtatgatttctttctttccttgaatACCTTCAAGGTCCGAATGCGTTACAGAAGGGGGCGGGTAATATTTGTGCAATacgagaacaagacaatgcgGCTACCTCAACGAAACTGCATCGCCCTGTTCGGCGATAAGAGATCTACTTCAGCGAAGAAATTGGTACAGGTACGGGGAAGGAAGCATCCTTGAGTTTCAAAAGCTATGATATCACTGACAGATCGTGGTGTACAACGCGAGAAAGGACTCTGAGAAGGAAAAAAAGTAATTTTACTTTTACTGCATGGTTGTATTACTGCAGCTGGAGTTGTTGAAGTCGTTCTTAGCACACTAATATATAAGAAGCCATTGAATATGTATGCCGCACAAGAATAGCGAAGTGAGCGACTTGTAATATGTTCATCATGTGCAATGAGAAAAGGGTCGAAGAAAACGAAATTGTCTCGTCTCATCCACCCTTATCCTTgtccgtgttctttttttaaggCTGTATGAGTACATTATCTCACACCGTTCTTTAATGTTGTGCAGGAGATTGGTTCATGCTGATTGACTGCCCTCTTCCTATTCATGACATGATCTGAACAGACAGAAAAGCTTGGACCTGGGGTACAAGAGCGTGGAAGATGTCCGAGAAAAGACAAGACCAAAAGAGGCCACCACACTCGCAAATTACCTGAAGGAAATCTTCGTCTTCCTCAAGGTCGTAGTGTAAGACTTGTTGTTTGACTAGTTGGTATGGGTCCCTCTAGGAAGAAAtggcaaaacaaaataaaacacatAAGGCTAAACGACAGGATAGGCACCATTATATTTTCTGAAGGCAGTGCAACACCTATATGCGTATTAGCCACAGCGCATGCGCACCGTATACAAATGTTCGAACTCCCCATTACGATACCACATTGAAAACATAACCTAGGTACGGCatctcacacgcacacaaagatATCGATCTGTCATTAACCCATTTTTAAGGCAAAATCTGCGTTTAGAAAAGAAGGTTGCTTGAGGCACCTGTCCTGTTGTCTATTCGTATGGTGTCTATAGTGTCTGCTTTTGTGCCATTTCGAATTCTCCCTTTGTGAACTTAGTGATTAAACTCTTTCTTGAAGCTTATCGATTTTAGGTAATGCTTTGGAAGTATAGCTATAGTGTGAGGTCTAGAGGTACGCgagtattcgatattcgatggttctttttttctcgaaTATCTGTATTAGACTCGCTCCATAATTTCGCTGTTCGAACTACCCATTATTCGATCCCAAATCAAGTTAGGTTCCTACAGTTTTTAGaacaactttctctttcaaatgcaacataCTTCATTAAAATTTGTTAAGCGATTGTCTCATGAGAGTATTTCTGTGTTTCACGTGTACTTCAATATGGAAATGGGAGCTCGTCCCGAACTACAGCTgccgcttaaaaaaagaaaaagcatctACAGACTGGCTCATTTTGATTAATTTTAAATTTTGCCGTAATGTCAAATTGGTCATGTTGTCACTCCCCATAGGCTCGCAAGGTGGCTATACGTCTTGTAGCCAATTGGCCCGATCGCAAACTTACTGAATTTTCAAAGTATCTGTGAATAGCGCACTTGTTCGCATAAAAAGGTATTTCACCGGAGGAAAAAGACGGTTTTTTTGTTCAGTCCAGCTGCGAACGCTTTGGCCCGGCAGTGttttcgtccactttcgtttcccTTCAGCTTATCATTTCCATGCTATGCCCATAAAATACAGGTGACGTAAGAACACTTGCCAGTACTGTAACTTGCTGCATGACACTCTGTATACAATATCTATAGGGAAATCAAAGTTGTGTCTAGCGCGAACGTTTCTGTTAAGCTCATTAAGAACATAGTAATATAGCAGCgcaaaaaaacacaagaaagaaaaaaaagaaagagaaagaaagaaagaaagagaaagaaagaaagagagaaaggaagaaggagaaagaaagaaagaaagaaagaaagaaagaaagaaagaaagaaagaaagaaagaaagaaagaaagaaagaaagaaagaaagaaagaaagaaagaaagaaagaaagaaagaaagaaagaaagaaagaaagaaaggatgattTTAGATTTCAAGAGCGTTCCGTCTTGCATGCTTGAATTGTCTTGTTTCCAATAAATCTTCGTTTTAAAGGCAGTGCCTGCATACTGGCCCTTATTTTCTCGCcagattcctttcttttttcttttattttgcgcTGCTGTATTATGAACACATTCCGACTCTCCCTCTTAGGGAGCAGCTTCTAAATAGGGCGTTCCCTTCTCCGACGCAGAGGCGACCGGGAGGCCCTGGAGCGAGTGGCGTACGAGGCGGCCATCGACCAGGCGGCCGTGGGCGTGCTGTACAGCGAGATGTTTCTGTGTCCTCAGTTGCTCGCCTCCTCGAGCACCACACTGCGATGGCAAGGGATGCCGGAGAGCATGGCCAGCACCAGGCAGGCACTGGACGCCGCGCTATTGGGACTGCGCAAGGCTGAGCTGGAGACGGGCGCCAAGTTCAGGCTCATCCTGTCTTGCAGTCGCGGAACGCCCGGTTAGTTGCGCCTCGGCCATGAGAGATGTCTAGGTAGAGTGTAGCCCTATTTTTTCATGTGAGTCACAGGCTTCCTCACATTATCGGACGCTTTACACTATATGTACCTTTTTGTTTAACAGAGTGGTGGCTTAACGGCCATGacgttctgctgccgagcagaACGTCACAGGTCTCAGAGGTAAACTCACCGCGGTAGCTTCATTCTGATGAGGGTGGAACGCAAGATTGCGTTCGTGTATCGAAAGTCAGACTCCATCTCACAGCAGGTGCGTTTCTTTGGAACGTTACACCCTATAATTTCGATTTTAAACACATGTAAGCACACGCGCACACTAACGCAGAACCACTTTAACTCGCTCAGTATCAATAATTTAAAGGAAAGCGGAGGGGGATAAGGATGTATGTCCTATATGCAATGTGGGAATCGACATTATGCTAAACATTTTGCGGCTAGATGTCTATCTAGCCTCTTCCGGGATTGCACGAGGTGTTAACAGGTGGCGGAGCGTGTCCGAGTAATGCGAGCAGTTGTGTATGCGATGAAAATGATGCGTTGGACAGCAACGGCAAGTAGACGGCACGTCGACGTAGGAATTACGACGACAGCAATGGCGGCTTTAGCATGTCTCAACTCTTTATGCATTTCCCGCAGCTCTACGTTCGTCCGCTTCTCATAGCTACCACGAAAATGACACGCTGTCTCGCAGAGTGGGCGCCCGAGGTTCTGGAGCTCTGCCGTGAGTACAGCGGCCGAGGAGTGGTCGGCATCGACGTCTGCGGCGTAGTCCTCCCCGCCCAAGGGCATTCCGCGTGGGTACACCCTAATGCCAACGAGTACGGCGAAGAGGTCACCGACCCCTTGATCACCAACACTTTCCAGGTGAGTTCGCACATCAACCACGGATCCTTATGTTGATTCACTTGGTCCCTTAACGAGGGGCAGGACAAAGCAGAGGTTACAGGAAGATTGAGGCTTCTATTGACTAATAACTAATGTGCGCACATAGGTGCCATTTCTTTATCTCGAAAATGAAAACAAGACAAGTTGAAGGCACGCCTGAAAAAACTACTTTCAGCAATCACTAAAATTTGACGTTTCCTTTGTCTACGTTTtgttagaagaagaagaaacatgATCGATTGAGCCGTTGCGCACGAAAAGCACTTCTGCGGTTCGTATGTATGTGAATAAACCTCTAATGCCCAAACATAGTTCCACATCAAGGAAATGTGGAACAAATTGTTCACTGTCATTTCTGGCCAATAAGTACATGTGTACAAAAAACGTAAATGTTAACTTATAGGGTAATCATCAAAGTACTTAATTGATAATCCGTTCGTTGAACTATCCAAGCTGAAACTTCACTCCAGCCACACCCCCGCGTATCAAAAACGCAACTATGGGAGTGTGGACCTATCAGCACACTGAGGCATCAAACTCACGTATCACATATATGTTGGATATAACAGAAAGAAGTAGGGCTAAAACTGACAACGTAATAAGATTCCCCGTTAAACCCCCTCGCTTTGTCAGAAGGAAGAGAGCTAGGGCAGCcaaaaaataaaaagcactgTCCCCCAGTGAGAGTTCAGATCTCAGCCTACCAGCATCATCCATACAACCGCCTCAAGCAAGGCCTCCGACACCACGAGGGTGAAGGAGCTAGATTTTGGGTTTGAGGCGGAAGCCATTTTCCGAACCAGTTCCAGCCACCATACTGCAGCGGCTCGCCGTGCCAGAACACCGCATGTGAGCACGCCACAATCGCCTTCGCAATCGGCGATGAGGTTCTTCAAAACTCCACCACAATCTTTCCCTGTCGCTGGGAGAAAACGATCACCGGTGGGCACCATGTTCGGGAGAATGGGAGTGTACCCAAATGACGTCTGTTAATTCCCATTGCTCCTTGCCTCGACGCAGCGTGCTGTCTCCTGGGGCGTGCATCGGACCGTGCACGCAGCTGAGGCGGGGCCTCCGGCCACCGTGCTGCGTGCCGTTCGAGAACTCCACGCCGAACGCATCGGCCACGGCTACCGGGCGGTCGCTCACGGTGGCGACGCCTACCGGCAAGCGTTGGCGGCGGGGGTCCACTTTGAGTGCTGCCCGACCAGCAGCTACCTCACCGGTGGCGTAGATCGCAACGCTGCGGAGCACCCCGTACTGAGGTATGGCAAGCACACGCCTGCACGCTTGTCTCTCTCAATAGTGGGTGTTTGTGCGGTGGAGGCAAGCTTGGCTAATGAATGCTTGAATCATACCagttggttggttgattgattttCGCTCCGGTGAATGGGTCAagaacaggcacgtacccaggggggggcccgggggggcccgggcccccccccgaaatcaagtggcttaccccccccctccccctccccatccacgccaccactccttacacattcctaaagcgccgcacgatcaatgttgagacttggcagctgttcatcggtcagcattatgctgcctttttcactccttttagatggcggtagttatcggcatctcttgtaatgtgaagaacagttttctcatagattccgcacccgtgcgattaactcgagatgcgttcagttgtcaccatctattcaaccgtcacgcgcatagctgttgcttttgttagttcaaccttctttgtctaggctgattctgggaccaggagagggatgcggctgttactcatcTGGTCTGTACTCaaatggaacgagttgcggccggacaaaacgccaattgcgtttaagttttccctttgcttcattatttccttaagttacttacggctcgccgcgacgctggcagatgcccggaaccatatacacgtgatatgggttagattaggtgggaaataaaataatgtgaaagagcgtccatcatgaaaccctgcaataacccttaaacccataagcaagatgactgtcgcctgttacctcgtctgtttttccctaattgtatagcacttttcgtgcaaaattggcaactggaaacaaaaatcgcaagaaattgaaaaattaagcgatctactaagggagagagccaaggcaacaaccaaactgcaagcaaaagcgaataataaaaaagttaaccgttgtttatgagaatatttatggatcaacatctttttatttaaaaaggaagtagagaaaacgccgccggaagtggtgaacaattacttgttttgcatgacgcttctacagttattggtcgaaccgcctcacgtagccacttctctgctgtgcttatgtgggtgtttttctaacctttcgcggtgagcgcagtacgtctagaatcgcagagtcctgcgctctacgcggttttatgggactggcggccgcgcagcgttacgcaattcgcggaactgtcaaaactgatcaacaaggcgaaaataactgatattcgaaactataacatgagaaagactgaagaagccgtaaaaatgaacgcagcctgaaatcagtaaaaaataaacctggcatagggcaaaccatgatgtatgcactaaaagataagaaggataatattatcagcaatctcgaagatatgtaaaagcagcggaaaaattctaagctgacctgtatacagtacccagaggagtcacgataccttatTTAGAAAcattaatgaacaggatacagaaactctcctataactagccatgaggtcagaagggccctgcaagacatgaaacgacgaagagcaggaggagaaggtggaataacaattgatttaatcaaagatagaggagacataatgcttggaaaactggcggctctttatacgatgtgtctatcgactgctagagtcccagaaaactggaatgcagacattatactaatccacagaaaaggagacgttaaagaaatgaaaaattataggaccattagcttgctcccagtattatataaaatgtttGCCAAAATattatccaatagaataagggcaacactggatattgtcaaccaagggaacaggctggcttcaggaagagatactttacaatggatcacatccatgtcatcaatcagtttatcgcgaaatctgcagagtacaataagcctttctatgtggcttatatagattacgaaaatgcatttgattcagtagagatactagcagtcatataggcactacgtaatcaaggagtacagaacgcttacgtaaaaagcttggaaagtattgtgacatgagtgtggtatttgtttgtttgaacgatgcgcgtgggcgccatcactccagaaaagaggaggaagaacgaactgggctcgcgctgtgaatctaaccggtcagcgctggaaccattgttgtaaatataatctgtaaatagtttctcgtcttactgactcgtccttcgcgtaagaatatctacagaggttctacagctaccttaattctacacaagaaaagcagggagatacctatagagaaaggggtcagacagggagacacaatttctccaaagctattcactgcgtgcttagaagaattcaagctattaaactgggaaggcttaggagtaaagatcgacggcaaatatctcagcaaccttcggtttgacgatgacattgttctattcaaccaCAATGCAGactagttacaacaaatgattggagaccttagcAGAGAGAGCGTAATAGTGGGgctgaatattattatgcagaagatgaagataatgataaatagccggacaaaggaacaagagatcaggatcaccagtcggccactagagactgtgaaggagtacgtttacctaggtcaattaataacAGGGAACCCggatcgtgagaaggaaattcacagaagaataaaaataggttggatcgcatacggcagacattgccagctcct
This genomic window from Dermacentor albipictus isolate Rhodes 1998 colony chromosome 9, USDA_Dalb.pri_finalv2, whole genome shotgun sequence contains:
- the LOC135912701 gene encoding adenosine deaminase-like isoform X1, encoding MALPKYKIQLHSHLDSCMRHATIWELAQQKSLDLGYKSVEDVREKTRPKEATTLANYLKEIFVFLKVVVGDREALERVAYEAAIDQAAVGVLYSEMFLCPQLLASSSTTLRWQGMPESMASTRQALDAALLGLRKAELETGAKFRLILSCSRGTPEWAPEVLELCREYSGRGVVGIDVCGVVLPAQGHSAWVHPNANEYGEEVTDPLITNTFQRAVSWGVHRTVHAAEAGPPATVLRAVRELHAERIGHGYRAVAHGGDAYRQALAAGVHFECCPTSSYLTGGVDRNAAEHPVLRLRRDGASFSLNTDNPTLTHTTLDDEYRLALKLGLTPDDLLQCNQSAISACFLPDDEKWELQEKFNRLTCPDSANA
- the LOC135912701 gene encoding adenosine deaminase-like isoform X2; translation: MRPAMYLIQLHSHLDSCMRHATIWELAQQKSLDLGYKSVEDVREKTRPKEATTLANYLKEIFVFLKVVVGDREALERVAYEAAIDQAAVGVLYSEMFLCPQLLASSSTTLRWQGMPESMASTRQALDAALLGLRKAELETGAKFRLILSCSRGTPEWAPEVLELCREYSGRGVVGIDVCGVVLPAQGHSAWVHPNANEYGEEVTDPLITNTFQRAVSWGVHRTVHAAEAGPPATVLRAVRELHAERIGHGYRAVAHGGDAYRQALAAGVHFECCPTSSYLTGGVDRNAAEHPVLRLRRDGASFSLNTDNPTLTHTTLDDEYRLALKLGLTPDDLLQCNQSAISACFLPDDEKWELQEKFNRLTCPDSANA